Proteins encoded within one genomic window of Nonomuraea gerenzanensis:
- a CDS encoding serine/threonine-protein kinase gives MPSFSPLRPADPRQVGPYRLTGYLGAGGQGTVYVGESPEGQTVAIKVLHARLSEEPQARERFLQEIAATRQVRQFCTARVLDADTSGDQPYVVSQYVEGISLSRLIATQGVRDPDALERLAVATVTALVAIHQAGIVHRDFKPSNVVCGPDGPRVIDFGLARALDSTVAESSEILGTPAYMAPEQFSAGVVTAASDMFSWAATMAYAASGRPPFGNDSIPALFQRILNEEPDLSGLTEPVRSLVVACLNKSPAARPSATDVLFNLLGHGVPDPAREAPGQEALFSPGTPPRGGGEGPAATSLSRPVLAAMPGPPSLSGPASMAGPSVVSGAVPLPGVEGPVSATESLVGVPVRTGARSRRTLLTASFGLVAAGAVATGAYFALARPATPKVITRPVVVTGPTTPVVQPEVTRTLAPDPAYAVAYSPDGRTFATGGADGDVRLWDAATRRATTSLDGHTKGVHAVAFSPDGKTLATGSDDGTVRLWSVPSGKSKGTLTGHTGGVGSVAFSPDGKTLASASRDRTVRLWNAETGDGTAILAGHTDWVDSVAFSPDGATVATASHDRTVRLWHPATGEAAAVLSGHRYWVFSVAFSPDGKTLASASADRTVRLWDVAARKERTVLAGHRGWASAVAFSPDGRTLASGGYDRKVRLWEVASGRGTGELDGPGDWIYSVAFSRDGATVTGVAGDATLRVWGTR, from the coding sequence GTGGGGGAGTCGCCCGAGGGTCAGACCGTCGCGATCAAGGTGCTGCACGCCAGGCTGTCGGAGGAACCCCAGGCCCGTGAGCGCTTCCTCCAGGAGATCGCGGCGACCCGGCAGGTGCGGCAGTTCTGCACGGCCCGGGTCCTCGACGCCGACACCAGCGGCGACCAGCCGTACGTGGTCAGCCAGTACGTCGAGGGCATCTCGCTGAGCCGGCTGATCGCCACGCAGGGCGTGCGCGATCCTGACGCGCTGGAGCGGCTGGCCGTCGCCACCGTCACCGCGCTGGTCGCCATCCACCAGGCCGGCATCGTGCACCGCGACTTCAAGCCCAGCAACGTCGTCTGCGGCCCCGACGGGCCGCGCGTGATCGACTTCGGGCTGGCGCGGGCGCTGGACTCCACGGTCGCCGAGAGCAGCGAGATCCTCGGCACGCCGGCCTACATGGCGCCCGAGCAGTTCAGCGCCGGCGTGGTGACGGCCGCCTCCGACATGTTCAGCTGGGCCGCCACCATGGCGTACGCGGCGAGCGGGCGCCCGCCGTTCGGCAACGACAGCATCCCGGCGCTCTTCCAGCGCATACTCAACGAGGAGCCGGACCTCAGCGGGCTGACCGAGCCGGTGCGGTCGCTGGTGGTGGCGTGCCTGAACAAGAGCCCAGCGGCCCGGCCGTCGGCGACCGACGTGCTGTTCAACCTGCTCGGCCACGGCGTGCCCGATCCGGCGCGGGAGGCGCCAGGCCAGGAGGCGCTCTTCTCGCCGGGAACGCCGCCGCGCGGTGGCGGCGAGGGGCCCGCGGCGACGTCGCTCTCGCGGCCCGTTCTGGCGGCGATGCCGGGGCCGCCGTCGCTGTCCGGCCCCGCCTCGATGGCCGGACCGTCCGTGGTCTCCGGTGCCGTGCCGCTCCCCGGCGTGGAGGGGCCGGTCTCGGCGACGGAATCGCTGGTGGGCGTGCCCGTCCGCACCGGGGCCAGGTCGCGGCGCACGCTGCTCACCGCGTCGTTCGGGCTGGTGGCCGCCGGGGCCGTCGCCACGGGCGCCTACTTCGCCCTGGCCAGGCCCGCGACGCCCAAGGTCATCACGCGGCCCGTCGTCGTCACGGGGCCCACCACGCCGGTGGTCCAGCCGGAGGTGACCAGGACCCTCGCCCCGGACCCCGCCTACGCTGTCGCCTACAGCCCTGACGGCAGGACGTTCGCCACCGGCGGCGCCGACGGGGACGTGCGGTTGTGGGACGCCGCCACCCGCCGCGCCACCACCTCGCTCGACGGCCACACGAAGGGCGTGCACGCGGTGGCGTTCAGCCCGGACGGCAAGACGCTCGCGACGGGGAGCGACGACGGCACCGTACGGCTGTGGAGCGTGCCCTCGGGGAAGAGCAAGGGCACGCTCACCGGCCACACCGGAGGGGTCGGGTCGGTGGCGTTCAGCCCCGACGGCAAGACGCTGGCCAGCGCCAGCCGCGACAGGACCGTGCGGTTGTGGAACGCCGAGACCGGCGACGGCACCGCGATCCTCGCCGGGCACACCGACTGGGTGGACTCCGTGGCGTTCAGCCCGGACGGGGCCACGGTCGCCACGGCCAGCCACGACCGGACCGTGCGGCTCTGGCATCCCGCCACCGGTGAGGCCGCCGCCGTGCTGTCCGGGCACCGCTACTGGGTCTTCTCCGTGGCCTTCAGCCCTGACGGCAAGACGCTGGCGAGCGCGAGCGCCGACCGTACCGTCCGGTTGTGGGACGTCGCCGCCCGCAAGGAGCGCACCGTGCTGGCCGGCCACCGCGGCTGGGCCTCCGCCGTCGCCTTCAGCCCGGACGGGCGGACGCTGGCCAGCGGGGGTTATGACCGCAAGGTGCGGCTGTGGGAGGTGGCGAGCGGCCGGGGGACCGGGGAGCTGGACGGGCCGGGGGACTGGATCTACTCGGTGGCCTTCAGCCGCGACGGCGCGACCGTCACCGGGGTCGCCGGAGACGCCACGCTGCGGGTGTGGGGCACGCGCTGA
- a CDS encoding glycosyltransferase — protein sequence MPRRPVVALVTDAIHPYSFGGREIRYHELYAHLTPHADVHVFTMRWWHGPRVRTEGGVTFHAISPLLPMYRHGVRSTWQALVFAVACLRLLRHRFDVLNVDQIPFLHLLPLRLVATLRRVPLIATWHEVWGPEYWRYSMPTGWRPAWWIERLAMRAPDRIIAVSPETARRLRAELGERATITIAPNGVDLDGVDQAAPHEQRTDLVVVSRLMRHKGLDLLLAAIARLREHGRAVTCRIIGDGPEREALRAEAERLGIAPVVEFRHDVSEQKDVYSLVKAGRVFAFPSTREGFGIAVLEAIACGVPVVTTSARDNLAQHLVLRSRRGIVCDHTLDAFAAALADALDGPSDDAPGEPWVGEYALDTIAAHVVKAMLP from the coding sequence GTGCCAAGACGGCCTGTGGTGGCGCTGGTCACCGACGCCATCCACCCGTACAGCTTCGGTGGCAGGGAGATCCGCTACCACGAGCTGTACGCGCACCTGACGCCGCACGCCGACGTGCACGTGTTCACCATGCGCTGGTGGCACGGTCCGCGCGTGCGCACGGAGGGCGGCGTCACGTTCCACGCGATCTCGCCGCTGCTGCCGATGTACCGGCACGGGGTGCGCTCGACCTGGCAGGCGCTGGTGTTCGCGGTGGCCTGTCTGCGGCTGCTGCGCCACCGGTTCGACGTGCTGAACGTCGACCAGATCCCGTTCCTGCACCTGTTACCGCTGCGCCTGGTCGCCACGCTGCGCCGGGTGCCGCTGATCGCGACCTGGCACGAGGTGTGGGGGCCGGAGTACTGGCGCTACAGCATGCCCACCGGCTGGCGGCCCGCCTGGTGGATCGAACGGCTGGCGATGCGGGCGCCCGACCGCATCATCGCCGTCTCGCCGGAGACCGCCAGGCGGTTACGAGCCGAGCTGGGCGAGCGGGCCACGATCACGATCGCGCCGAACGGGGTGGACCTCGACGGCGTCGACCAGGCCGCGCCGCACGAGCAGCGCACCGACCTGGTGGTGGTGAGCAGGCTGATGCGGCACAAGGGCCTGGACCTGCTGCTCGCCGCCATCGCCCGGTTACGCGAGCACGGCCGCGCGGTCACCTGCCGGATCATCGGCGACGGCCCCGAGCGCGAGGCGCTGCGCGCGGAGGCCGAGCGGCTGGGCATCGCGCCCGTGGTGGAGTTCCGGCACGACGTCAGCGAGCAGAAGGACGTGTACTCGCTGGTCAAGGCCGGGCGAGTGTTCGCCTTTCCGTCCACCAGGGAGGGGTTCGGCATCGCCGTGCTGGAGGCGATCGCCTGCGGCGTGCCGGTGGTGACCACCTCCGCCCGGGACAACCTGGCCCAGCACCTGGTGCTCCGCAGCCGCCGGGGCATCGTCTGCGACCACACCCTGGACGCGTTCGCCGCGGCCCTGGCCGACGCCCTCGACGGGCCCTCGGACGACGCGCCCGGCGAGCCGTGGGTCGGCGAGTACGCCCTGGACACCATCGCCGCGCACGTGGTGAAGGCGATGCTGCCGTGA
- a CDS encoding glycosyltransferase family 2 protein: protein MISIVIISKDEPALDGTLHGVARAAGAAGLPYEIIVVDASAGRLDAIAAAHPHVRWTAFTPPPGVRTTIPHQRNAGVRAAGGEIVVFTDAGCRPLDGWLRHLVAPITDEGESVVCGLVTGPEGHDSLYDADARRRAAARYLPECGTGNLAVRRAVIDEVGGFDETFGYGSDVDFSWRVQNAGHRIRSAGEAVVTHDWGDRRRRLRRSYVYGKARARLYLKHRDRRTQVLRREPMVVVYPLFLLGLPLTLWFPFYPALLLVPAWRNRHNGPVRVLADHLTYGAGVLAELATFRGRARR from the coding sequence ATGATCTCTATCGTCATCATCAGCAAGGACGAGCCCGCGCTGGACGGCACGCTCCACGGCGTCGCCCGCGCCGCCGGGGCCGCCGGCCTGCCGTACGAGATCATCGTCGTGGACGCCTCGGCGGGCCGGCTCGACGCCATCGCCGCCGCGCACCCGCACGTGCGGTGGACGGCCTTCACCCCGCCGCCCGGCGTCCGCACCACCATCCCGCACCAGCGCAACGCCGGCGTGCGGGCCGCCGGGGGCGAGATCGTGGTGTTCACCGACGCGGGCTGCCGGCCGCTCGACGGCTGGCTGCGCCACCTCGTCGCGCCGATCACGGACGAGGGCGAGAGCGTCGTGTGCGGCCTGGTCACCGGCCCGGAGGGGCACGACAGCCTCTACGACGCCGACGCCAGGCGCCGGGCCGCCGCCCGCTACCTGCCCGAGTGCGGCACCGGCAACCTGGCCGTGCGCCGCGCGGTCATCGACGAGGTGGGCGGCTTCGACGAGACGTTCGGCTACGGCTCCGACGTGGACTTCAGCTGGCGCGTCCAGAACGCCGGGCACCGCATCCGCAGCGCGGGCGAGGCGGTCGTCACCCACGACTGGGGCGACCGCCGCCGCCGGCTGCGCCGCTCCTACGTCTACGGCAAGGCCCGCGCCCGGCTCTACCTCAAGCACCGCGACCGCCGGACGCAGGTGCTGCGCCGGGAGCCGATGGTCGTGGTGTACCCGCTCTTCCTGCTGGGCCTGCCGCTGACCCTGTGGTTCCCGTTCTACCCGGCGCTGCTGCTGGTGCCGGCCTGGCGCAACCGGCACAACGGCCCGGTGCGGGTGCTGGCCGACCACCTGACGTACGGCGCGGGCGTGCTCGCCGAACTCGCCACCTTCCGGGGTCGCGCCCGCCGATGA
- a CDS encoding glycoside hydrolase family 16 protein: MAGALVLTFSLAVAATLYAVSPPEPAAVPAERTPEQVPAGWRLVWADEFDGPAGPPDPAKWNLVDDHLGYNNELEYYTPRNAAVDGRGRLVITARSDDAGAYDCSPRVCAATSARLFTAGKFVQRYGRIEARIKLPEGQGMWPAFWARRSPQGSGRGEIDIMEHLGREPDTVHGSLHGEQGYDEQNTYRLPGGARFADDFHVFAADWYPDRISFLVDGQIYATEHKADAPPGGWDFDVPYYLLLNLAVGGDWPGPPDATTRFPQQLIVDHVRVYAAATDPPR; the protein is encoded by the coding sequence GTGGCCGGGGCGCTGGTCCTGACGTTCAGCCTCGCGGTGGCGGCCACGCTGTACGCGGTGAGCCCGCCCGAGCCCGCGGCGGTGCCGGCGGAGCGGACGCCGGAGCAGGTGCCGGCGGGGTGGCGGCTGGTATGGGCGGACGAGTTCGACGGGCCCGCCGGGCCGCCCGACCCGGCGAAGTGGAACCTGGTCGACGACCATCTCGGCTACAACAACGAGCTGGAGTACTACACGCCGCGCAACGCGGCCGTGGACGGCCGGGGCCGGCTGGTGATCACCGCGCGGTCCGACGACGCGGGCGCCTACGACTGCAGCCCCCGGGTCTGCGCGGCCACCTCCGCCCGGCTGTTCACGGCGGGGAAGTTCGTGCAGCGGTACGGGCGGATCGAGGCTCGGATCAAGTTACCCGAGGGCCAGGGCATGTGGCCGGCCTTCTGGGCGCGGCGCTCCCCGCAGGGCAGCGGGCGCGGGGAGATCGACATCATGGAGCACCTCGGCCGCGAGCCGGACACCGTGCACGGCAGCCTGCACGGCGAGCAGGGCTACGACGAGCAGAACACCTACCGGCTGCCCGGCGGCGCCAGGTTCGCCGACGACTTCCACGTCTTCGCCGCCGACTGGTACCCCGACCGCATCTCCTTCCTGGTCGACGGGCAGATCTACGCCACCGAGCACAAGGCGGACGCCCCGCCGGGCGGCTGGGACTTCGACGTGCCGTACTACCTGCTGCTCAACCTGGCCGTCGGCGGCGACTGGCCGGGCCCGCCCGACGCCACGACCCGCTTCCCGCAGCAGCTGATCGTGGACCACGTCCGCGTGTACGCCGCCGCTACCGACCCGCCGCGCTGA
- a CDS encoding glycoside hydrolase family 16 protein translates to MTAADGPARSRTWILAAAICAAVVAAGAAGVRTVGETPPGGARSGAATPPPAQSVEPPPLALPKASWKLTWSDEFNGRGRPAKWTALSGTSWSNRKALHYYDPANAVQDGSGHLVISAKRTGGAAGTACWYGPCDYSSARLETGKTFDQAYGRFAARIKLPLGKGLWPAFWLKRTDAGRSGSATYGEIDIMENRGHETHLVRAYTHSKGRKGGGRLTMPERLDAGFHVYGVDWTPQSITWWVDGQPYAQYPRYPGWPFDKPFYLILNLQVGGTWVGDPNAKTRFPARMVVDWVRVYRER, encoded by the coding sequence ATGACGGCGGCTGACGGCCCGGCCCGTTCCCGCACCTGGATCCTCGCCGCGGCCATCTGCGCCGCCGTGGTCGCGGCCGGCGCGGCAGGGGTGCGCACGGTCGGTGAGACGCCCCCGGGCGGGGCGCGGAGCGGGGCGGCGACACCGCCACCCGCGCAATCGGTCGAGCCGCCTCCGCTGGCGCTGCCCAAGGCGTCCTGGAAGCTGACCTGGTCCGACGAGTTCAACGGCCGGGGCAGGCCCGCCAAGTGGACCGCCCTGTCGGGCACGAGCTGGTCCAACAGGAAGGCGCTGCACTACTACGACCCCGCCAACGCGGTGCAGGACGGCTCAGGCCACCTGGTGATCTCCGCCAAGCGCACGGGCGGCGCGGCCGGGACCGCCTGCTGGTACGGCCCGTGCGACTACAGCTCCGCCCGGCTGGAGACCGGCAAGACCTTCGACCAGGCGTACGGCAGGTTCGCCGCGCGCATCAAGCTGCCGCTCGGCAAGGGCCTGTGGCCGGCGTTCTGGCTCAAGCGCACCGACGCGGGCCGCTCAGGCTCGGCGACGTACGGCGAGATCGACATCATGGAGAACCGCGGCCACGAGACCCACCTCGTCCGCGCCTACACCCACTCCAAGGGCCGCAAGGGCGGTGGCCGGCTCACGATGCCGGAGCGGCTGGACGCCGGCTTCCACGTGTACGGCGTGGACTGGACCCCGCAGAGCATCACCTGGTGGGTGGACGGCCAGCCGTACGCGCAGTACCCGCGCTATCCCGGCTGGCCCTTCGACAAGCCCTTCTACTTGATCCTCAACCTGCAGGTCGGCGGCACCTGGGTGGGCGACCCGAACGCCAAGACGCGCTTCCCCGCCCGGATGGTCGTCGACTGGGTGCGGGTCTACCGCGAGCGCTGA
- a CDS encoding glycosyltransferase family 2 protein, whose translation MPPSLSVVVCSYDGAARLGRTLDALAAQTVHTDLEIIVVDDASTDATGDVARGHGATVIRHDTNRGAAAARDTGLRAAKGRIVAFLDDDCEPGPHWAELLLGGYAEEGVAGVGGPIVPETGDGFLPRFLARNNRHEPLELDLTVSAALPYRFWLYLRRQWLPAPPSRGRRDVHAFSGGNMSYERERLLAAGGFDPRFRYAAEEEDLSRRLRREAPGRLVFVPEAPVAHRHEPTVRGLLRRSLAYGRGAAMQYRKWPGVRPTLFPWPALVAGLAVAAVRWPAVAPAPVLLPVLLYPVGLRHAARGRIEALADPYLRLAQETCENIGFLHGLWAFRRLFAEDRAGRGGGQST comes from the coding sequence ATGCCCCCTAGCCTGTCGGTCGTCGTCTGCTCCTACGACGGCGCCGCCCGCCTCGGACGGACCCTCGACGCGCTGGCGGCCCAGACCGTCCACACCGACCTGGAGATCATCGTCGTGGACGACGCCTCCACGGACGCGACAGGGGACGTCGCCCGAGGCCACGGCGCCACGGTCATCCGCCACGACACGAACCGCGGCGCGGCGGCGGCCCGCGACACGGGCCTGCGCGCCGCGAAGGGCCGGATCGTCGCCTTCCTCGACGACGACTGCGAGCCGGGCCCTCACTGGGCGGAGCTGCTGCTCGGCGGCTACGCGGAAGAGGGCGTCGCCGGGGTGGGCGGCCCGATCGTGCCGGAGACGGGCGACGGCTTCCTGCCGCGCTTCCTCGCACGCAACAACCGCCACGAGCCCCTGGAGCTGGACCTGACGGTCAGCGCGGCGCTGCCGTACCGGTTCTGGCTGTACCTGCGGCGCCAGTGGCTGCCGGCCCCGCCGTCGCGCGGCAGGCGGGACGTGCACGCCTTCAGCGGCGGCAACATGTCGTACGAGCGGGAGCGGCTGCTGGCGGCGGGCGGTTTCGACCCCAGGTTCCGGTACGCGGCCGAGGAGGAGGACCTGTCGCGCAGGCTCCGCCGGGAGGCGCCGGGCAGGCTGGTGTTCGTGCCGGAGGCGCCGGTCGCGCACCGGCACGAGCCCACGGTGCGCGGCCTGCTGCGCCGCAGCCTCGCGTACGGCAGGGGCGCGGCGATGCAGTACCGCAAGTGGCCGGGGGTGCGGCCGACGCTGTTCCCGTGGCCGGCGCTGGTGGCGGGCCTGGCCGTGGCGGCCGTCCGCTGGCCGGCGGTCGCGCCCGCCCCGGTGCTGCTGCCTGTGCTGCTCTACCCGGTGGGGCTGCGGCACGCGGCGCGGGGCAGGATCGAGGCGCTCGCCGACCCGTATCTCCGCCTGGCCCAGGAGACGTGCGAAAATATCGGCTTCCTGCACGGTCTGTGGGCCTTCCGCCGCCTGTTCGCCGAGGACAGGGCCGGCCGGGGCGGAGGGCAGAGCACGTGA
- a CDS encoding glycosyltransferase, which translates to MKVLVFPRDSNPYQDLLHAALRESGVSVRYLGELTFSHTLNLLLLPAELAFQRLTGARIVHLHWVWKFALPGGDRTRRPAQLWFAAVLGVMRLLGLRLVWTAHNVLPHRPVFADDAAARRTLVRHCDLVIAHHSTALDRLAELGAAPSRSAVIPHGPFPAPPLPPPGLPGRPRTFLFFGRIEPYKGVEDLLAAFMALPRRLYVRLVVAGSCPDAALAARLRAAAATDDRVELRLGRVRDEDVAEVFAEGDVVVLPFREITTSGSALLALAHGRPLIVPELPALAGLPAGALAGYRGGVPGLTAALRDAAGWDPAALARMSDAALEHVHGVGWPEIARATRNGYATVLREAVRGSGARPGERVRALFRDVLVRGTFLLLVNTVLLAAGGFVFFTLAARNYPVEAVGWLTAVTASVNLLSTVASLGLPTTLLRHLVGSGDPRRLAAIAVAAVGAIGGVLALLCLLILAPLLPGGPELIRQPGTMALITALVMVTAVGGTLDAGLLAVRGTAALLAKNVAGTLLKVGALLPLVPLGFTGLILAYGGGTLLACLLGGAALWPRLRRVAQRARPAELLRRYLPFSAAGYLATALGMLPSTVVPLEVLAIQGPQAAAYFAIAFQVAAFLNFIPSTCAQVLFAEAQRISLRRYLRRAVAGIYGLLVPAVAVIVAGAPYLLRVFGEGYAAQAAQPLRVLGLAALVGAGNYLVDTILISRDRTRAYVLMNGANAALVLGLVAALLPYGLTAAALGWTLAQGLSLLLGVGVLIASFASGRHARAGTEVSAAGR; encoded by the coding sequence ATGAAGGTGCTGGTGTTCCCCCGCGACAGCAACCCGTACCAGGACCTGCTGCACGCCGCCTTACGCGAGAGCGGCGTCAGCGTGCGCTACCTGGGCGAGCTGACCTTCTCCCACACGCTGAACCTCCTGCTGCTGCCGGCCGAGCTGGCCTTCCAGCGGCTGACCGGTGCCCGGATCGTGCACCTGCACTGGGTGTGGAAGTTCGCGCTGCCGGGCGGAGACAGGACGCGGCGGCCGGCGCAGCTGTGGTTCGCCGCCGTCCTCGGCGTCATGCGGCTGCTCGGGCTGCGGCTGGTGTGGACCGCGCACAACGTGCTGCCGCACCGGCCCGTCTTCGCCGACGACGCCGCCGCCCGGCGCACCCTGGTCCGGCACTGCGACCTCGTGATCGCCCACCACTCGACGGCGCTGGACCGGCTGGCGGAGCTGGGCGCGGCGCCGTCCAGGTCGGCCGTGATCCCGCACGGCCCCTTCCCCGCGCCGCCGCTGCCGCCGCCGGGCCTGCCGGGGCGGCCCCGCACGTTCCTGTTCTTCGGGCGGATCGAGCCGTACAAGGGGGTCGAGGACCTGCTCGCGGCCTTCATGGCGCTGCCCAGGCGGTTGTACGTGCGGCTCGTCGTCGCCGGCTCGTGCCCGGACGCGGCGCTCGCGGCCCGGCTGCGGGCTGCCGCCGCCACCGACGACCGCGTGGAGCTGCGGCTCGGCCGGGTACGCGACGAGGACGTGGCCGAGGTGTTCGCCGAGGGGGACGTCGTCGTGCTGCCGTTCCGCGAGATCACCACCAGCGGCAGCGCCCTGCTCGCGCTCGCCCACGGCAGGCCGCTGATCGTGCCCGAGCTGCCCGCCCTGGCGGGGCTGCCCGCCGGTGCGCTGGCCGGGTACCGCGGTGGCGTCCCCGGGCTCACGGCGGCGCTGCGGGACGCGGCGGGGTGGGATCCGGCGGCGCTGGCGCGGATGTCGGATGCCGCGCTGGAGCACGTCCACGGCGTCGGCTGGCCCGAGATCGCCCGCGCCACCCGCAACGGCTACGCCACCGTGCTGCGCGAGGCCGTCCGGGGGTCCGGTGCGCGGCCGGGGGAGCGCGTGCGTGCGCTGTTCCGTGACGTGCTGGTGCGCGGGACCTTCCTCCTCCTGGTGAACACGGTGCTGCTCGCGGCGGGCGGCTTCGTCTTCTTCACCCTGGCCGCCCGCAACTACCCGGTCGAGGCCGTCGGCTGGCTGACCGCCGTCACCGCGAGCGTCAACCTGCTGTCCACCGTCGCCTCCCTCGGCCTGCCCACCACGCTGCTGCGCCACCTCGTCGGATCCGGCGACCCGCGCCGCCTGGCCGCGATCGCCGTGGCCGCCGTCGGCGCGATCGGCGGCGTGCTGGCCCTGCTGTGCCTGCTGATCCTGGCGCCGCTGCTCCCCGGCGGCCCCGAGCTGATCCGGCAGCCGGGCACGATGGCGCTGATCACCGCCCTGGTGATGGTCACCGCCGTGGGCGGGACGCTGGACGCCGGGCTGCTGGCGGTCAGGGGCACCGCGGCGCTGCTGGCCAAGAACGTGGCGGGCACCCTGCTGAAGGTCGGCGCGCTGCTGCCGCTGGTGCCGCTCGGGTTCACCGGCCTGATCCTGGCCTACGGCGGCGGCACCCTGCTCGCCTGCCTGCTCGGCGGGGCGGCGCTGTGGCCCCGGCTGCGCCGCGTCGCGCAGCGCGCCCGGCCGGCCGAGCTGCTGCGGCGCTACCTGCCGTTCTCCGCCGCCGGTTACCTGGCCACGGCGCTCGGCATGTTGCCCAGCACCGTGGTGCCGCTGGAGGTGCTGGCCATCCAGGGGCCGCAGGCGGCGGCGTACTTCGCGATCGCCTTCCAGGTGGCGGCGTTCCTCAACTTCATCCCTTCGACGTGCGCGCAGGTGCTGTTCGCCGAGGCGCAGCGGATCTCGCTGCGCCGGTACCTGCGCAGGGCCGTGGCCGGGATCTACGGCCTGCTCGTGCCCGCCGTCGCGGTGATCGTGGCGGGGGCGCCGTACCTCCTGCGGGTGTTCGGGGAGGGCTACGCGGCGCAGGCGGCGCAGCCGTTGCGCGTGCTGGGGCTGGCGGCGCTGGTCGGCGCGGGGAACTACCTGGTGGACACGATCCTGATCAGCAGGGACCGCACGCGCGCGTACGTGCTGATGAACGGCGCCAACGCGGCGCTGGTGCTCGGGCTGGTGGCGGCGCTGCTGCCGTACGGGCTCACCGCCGCGGCCCTCGGCTGGACACTCGCGCAGGGCCTGTCGCTGCTCCTGGGTGTGGGCGTGCTGATCGCCAGCTTCGCCAGCGGCCGGCACGCGAGGGCGGGCACGGAGGTCAGCGCGGCGGGTCGGTAG
- a CDS encoding glycosyltransferase — MRILYVSPYPPARDGIGTYTHVLAQAVRERGHEIAVVAARPHPDAPEEVVGALGGGRAPLREAVDRFRPDVVHVQFAVPAFGTRAPAVARWLAAPGGVPAVATLHEVTRDTALLRGPGRALYRHLARGCDRLVVHTRPALATLGALGLDGRATVIPHFSAPPPPATTTAAELRARFGLGDDDRLLLAFGHIHVSKGLDDLVRAVAMLPPATRAGVRVVVAGAVRRRHGPFRAFEARDHLHEATVRRLAGRHGVRDLLVFTGYVPDGAVAAWFDAAEAVVLPYRDAEQSGVANLARAFGVPVIATTAGGLAELFEGSPWAVPPGAPDRLAAAIADLLASGPHAEDSAPAATAPRAEGSPPAATAPHAEDSPPAATAPHAVRATRAEDTGLATVVTRTIALYESVHAPLAHTPGNRPDAP, encoded by the coding sequence GTGAGGATCCTCTACGTCAGCCCCTACCCTCCCGCCCGCGACGGCATCGGCACCTACACCCACGTGCTCGCCCAGGCCGTGCGCGAGCGCGGCCACGAGATCGCCGTGGTGGCCGCCCGCCCGCATCCCGACGCGCCAGAGGAGGTCGTCGGCGCCCTGGGCGGCGGCCGGGCGCCGCTGCGCGAGGCGGTGGACCGGTTCCGGCCGGACGTGGTGCACGTGCAGTTCGCGGTGCCCGCGTTCGGCACCCGCGCCCCGGCCGTGGCCCGCTGGCTGGCTGCACCCGGCGGCGTGCCGGCGGTGGCCACGCTGCACGAGGTGACCCGCGACACGGCGCTGCTGCGCGGGCCGGGCAGGGCGCTGTACCGGCACCTCGCGCGAGGCTGCGACCGCCTCGTGGTGCACACGCGGCCGGCGCTGGCGACGCTCGGCGCCCTCGGGCTCGACGGCAGGGCCACGGTGATCCCGCACTTCTCCGCACCGCCCCCACCCGCGACCACCACCGCAGCCGAGTTGCGCGCCCGCTTCGGCCTGGGCGACGACGACCGCCTGCTGCTCGCCTTCGGCCACATCCACGTCAGCAAGGGCCTGGACGACCTGGTGCGGGCCGTGGCCATGCTGCCGCCCGCGACGCGGGCCGGGGTCCGGGTGGTGGTCGCCGGCGCGGTACGGCGGCGGCACGGCCCGTTCCGCGCGTTCGAGGCGCGCGACCACCTGCACGAGGCGACGGTCCGCCGCCTGGCGGGCCGGCACGGGGTGCGGGACCTGCTGGTGTTCACCGGCTATGTGCCGGACGGTGCCGTCGCGGCCTGGTTCGACGCGGCGGAGGCCGTCGTGCTGCCCTACCGTGACGCCGAGCAGAGCGGGGTGGCCAACCTGGCCCGTGCCTTCGGCGTGCCGGTGATCGCGACCACCGCGGGCGGGCTGGCAGAGCTGTTCGAGGGCTCACCGTGGGCGGTCCCGCCCGGCGCCCCGGACCGGCTGGCGGCGGCCATCGCCGACCTCCTCGCCTCAGGCCCGCACGCCGAGGACTCCGCACCGGCGGCGACCGCGCCCCGCGCCGAGGGCTCCCCGCCGGCGGCGACCGCGCCGCACGCCGAGGACTCCCCGCCGGCGGCGACCGCGCCGCACGCAGTGAGGGCGACGCGTGCCGAGGACACCGGCCTCGCCACGGTCGTGACGCGCACCATCGCCCTCTACGAATCCGTCCACGCCCCGCTAGCCCACACCCCCGGAAACCGTCCCGATGCCCCCTAG